The nucleotide window CTACGGTGCTCAATTCAATGAACCTATAAAAGCCATATTGTAAGAGTATACAAACGACTGAATTCAATCTGCCTCCATTATGAATGACATTATTGTcgcacataaaaataaatgtgattttatttttaaataaactttctgGCCTATATAGCCTTATGACTGATCTGCTATTAACTCTCCTACTCTACTTTATCCTTTAGAAGTTATGCACTTttcttaaatttcaaaatatatttttttcaagtcTAATTAGTTTATTCAATAAACTCTACCAATTACatcttactcatattataaatgcgaaagtttagatggatggatggagatggttggatggatgaatggatgtttcttagaagCTATTTCCAGATGGACAAAGTCGCCGCCTACAGCTAGTTCTGATATAAATTAAGCTAcactataaaaacaattaattaataacataatcaatattttaaattaatttcattacgtTCAGATTTTTCCGCGCCTACCCGAATTCCAAAGATTTCTTCAAAATGATATCAAAACTACCAGAGGAAGAATATTCGGATAACTTCCAATTCAAGGCGCACGTCATCAATTTGATGGCGACATTGAACCAAGCTGTGACCAACCTCAACCAACCTGAAGTTGTCGCTGTCATGATGAATAAACTCGGAGAGTCACATAAAAGGAGGAAAATTCAAGAACAACATTTTCATgtaagattgtattttttgtttcaaaaaggTCAATAATTAGACGAAACTATGAAATGCgccttcacgcctgtcttttgtgtggtcgtTGTATAATGCTGCGGACTCTATTACGATTTTCTCTTTATGCACATGAAGAAAAACGATTTCATTGCTGTTGCACTAAAATGATTTGAAAACTATTTCTCAATCATTTCGAAAActccattatttttattattatttttttatcgaaagATCTGAGGCGaattatctatacatattaatgaaattgtagtttctgtatgtaatatcgaaaattatatttatatatttcgtacacacgACGTCTTTGCATGGATGAAAACGAAAAACCAAATTTTGTCTGTCTGACATATATTGTATACATAACCGTATGTATATCCGCAAGGCTatgtttgttccgggtaacctccggaacggctggaccgattttaacAGGACttggctacttttttttaattctgcgctgacagtgttgcgggcgaccgctagttatttatattcttacgtaattttctaaataaattggtTAGAAAGgcttctaattttaattcaagcaagattataaaatcaactaCTACTATTAtacagtttaaattatatttatgtccCATTTTTCCAACAGGACTTAAAAGAAGTTATCGTGAAGATGTTCATAGAAGTACTGAAATTAGACGACTCGACACTCGGCGCATGGGGCAAGACCGTTGGCTTTTGGTATAAACACATATTCGAAACTTTGAACACACATGAAAGTACATAACAACTCTATGTATTTCACAATAAGAAATAAGCAAATTACAATTAGATGTTGCGTACgtgtatatgtaaataaaaattgacatttaatttgtaatcatTTGTAGCAGCTATTATTATATAGGTAATAGCtacttattttctatttttgtatttagtcataataaaaattattaaaattataaaagcaaaacCAAAAAGTAgttgttaaatgtaatttaagaaGTTTGCATACAAtttatacttaataaaaaaagacttatacaaattatgataaattagtagaaaaaaacagaatatattttttatgaaaaacaagttttgtcaaattattcacctctttataaaaaacacgcacgttttatttctttcgaATCTGTGCTCGTATAACTTACGTGTCGACGTCTCAGTCTAgtagttatttattcaatgtgAAACTCACGACTAAAGGGatgtattgaaatttaaaggAAATGAATCGTGCGAGGACGTGGCCAGCATCAAACTTTCACGGCTCTGAATAATGCA belongs to Papilio machaon chromosome 10, ilPapMach1.1, whole genome shotgun sequence and includes:
- the LOC106718152 gene encoding cytoglobin-1 is translated as MGGWLSHLWWGGNPDEVNRVSGLTRREIYAVQKSWAPVNKNSVATGTELLKRFFRAYPNSKDFFKMISKLPEEEYSDNFQFKAHVINLMATLNQAVTNLNQPEVVAVMMNKLGESHKRRKIQEQHFHDLKEVIVKMFIEVLKLDDSTLGAWGKTVGFWYKHIFETLNTHEST